A window of the Burkholderia sp. 9120 genome harbors these coding sequences:
- the fabV gene encoding enoyl-ACP reductase FabV: protein MIIKPRVRGFICVSTHPTGCEANVREQIDYVKARGPIANGPKKVLVIGASTGYGLAARISAAFGADAATLGVFFERAGSETKAGTAGWYNTAAFEKFATAQGLYATSINGDAFSDEVKQRTIDVIKRDLGQVDLVIYSLAAPKRKHPTSGEVFSSTLKPIGKSVTFRGIDTDKEVIKETVLEPATQAEIDDTVAVMGGEDWQMWIDALLEAGVLADGAKTTAFTYLGEKITHDIYWNGSIGAAKKDLDQKVLGIREKLAAHGGDARVSVLKAVVTQASSAIPMMPLYLSLLFKVMKEKGTHEGCIEQVYGLYKDSLYGAAPHLDDEGRLRADYKELDADVQARVQALWGQVTNDNIYELTDFSGYKTDFLRLFGFEIAGVDYEADVNPDVAIPGLVQV, encoded by the coding sequence ATGATCATCAAACCGCGCGTGCGTGGCTTCATCTGTGTTTCGACCCATCCGACCGGCTGCGAAGCCAACGTTCGCGAACAGATCGACTACGTCAAGGCACGCGGCCCCATCGCCAACGGCCCGAAGAAGGTGCTCGTGATCGGCGCATCCACCGGCTACGGCCTCGCCGCCCGCATCAGCGCCGCGTTCGGCGCCGACGCCGCCACGCTCGGCGTGTTCTTCGAGCGCGCCGGCAGCGAAACCAAGGCCGGCACGGCAGGCTGGTACAACACCGCCGCGTTCGAGAAATTCGCCACGGCGCAAGGCCTGTATGCGACGAGTATCAATGGCGACGCGTTCTCCGACGAAGTCAAGCAACGCACGATCGACGTCATCAAGCGCGATCTCGGCCAGGTCGATCTGGTGATCTACAGTCTCGCTGCGCCGAAGCGCAAGCATCCGACGAGCGGCGAAGTGTTCAGCTCCACGCTGAAGCCGATCGGCAAGTCCGTGACGTTCCGCGGCATCGACACCGACAAGGAAGTCATCAAGGAAACGGTCCTCGAACCCGCCACGCAGGCTGAGATCGACGACACCGTCGCGGTGATGGGCGGCGAAGACTGGCAGATGTGGATCGACGCGCTGCTCGAAGCCGGCGTGCTCGCCGACGGCGCGAAGACCACGGCGTTCACCTACCTCGGCGAGAAGATCACGCACGACATCTACTGGAACGGTTCGATTGGCGCGGCCAAGAAAGACCTCGACCAGAAGGTGCTGGGCATTCGCGAAAAGCTCGCGGCCCACGGCGGCGATGCGCGCGTTTCCGTGCTCAAGGCGGTCGTCACGCAGGCCAGTTCCGCGATTCCGATGATGCCGCTGTATCTGTCGCTGCTCTTCAAGGTCATGAAGGAGAAAGGCACGCACGAAGGCTGCATCGAGCAGGTGTATGGCCTTTACAAGGACAGCCTGTACGGCGCGGCGCCGCATCTCGACGATGAAGGCCGTTTGCGCGCGGATTACAAGGAACTCGACGCGGACGTGCAGGCGCGAGTGCAAGCGCTGTGGGGCCAGGTGACGAACGACAATATCTACGAACTCACGGATTTCAGCGGCTATAAGACGGACTTTTTGCGTCTGTTCGGCTTTGAGATCGCGGGCGTGGATTATGAGGCGGATGTGAATCCGGATGTGGCGATTCCGGGGTTGGTGCAGGTTTGA
- a CDS encoding TetR/AcrR family transcriptional regulator → MAKSTAAQRLKPRKAPVQRRSAQTVEAVLEAAARILETQGLVACTTNAVAERAGVSIGSLYQYFPNRDALTVALIERETAQLIVDIEAAASVESSRGCVQAMVRAAVAHQMRRPALARVIDFEERRLPLGERNQRLTDLVHAVLMSALTEKRGAPELSDASLVAHDLLAIVHGMVDAAGQRDERDAVALEVRVMRAVDGYVAQSQRVGGTRRGDEENAE, encoded by the coding sequence ATGGCCAAATCCACTGCTGCACAGCGTCTGAAACCCCGTAAAGCACCGGTTCAGCGGCGTTCGGCGCAAACCGTCGAAGCCGTGCTCGAAGCGGCCGCTCGCATTCTGGAGACGCAAGGGCTCGTCGCCTGCACGACCAACGCAGTCGCCGAGCGTGCCGGCGTCAGCATCGGCTCGCTCTATCAGTACTTCCCGAATCGCGATGCGTTGACGGTGGCACTGATCGAGCGCGAGACGGCGCAGTTGATCGTGGACATCGAGGCGGCGGCGTCGGTGGAGAGTTCGCGGGGCTGCGTGCAGGCGATGGTGCGCGCGGCGGTCGCGCATCAGATGCGCCGGCCGGCGCTGGCGCGCGTCATCGATTTCGAGGAACGCAGGTTGCCGCTCGGTGAACGCAACCAGCGGCTGACGGATCTGGTTCATGCCGTGCTGATGAGCGCACTGACGGAGAAGCGGGGCGCGCCTGAGTTGAGTGACGCCAGTCTGGTCGCGCACGATTTGCTGGCGATCGTGCACGGCATGGTCGACGCCGCCGGGCAGCGTGATGAACGTGATGCGGTTGCGCTGGAGGTGCGTGTGATGCGCGCGGTGGATGGGTATGTGGCGCAGTCGCAGCGGGTGGGTGGGACACGGCGGGGTGATGAAGAAAATGCGGAATAG
- the tssJ gene encoding type VI secretion system lipoprotein TssJ codes for MFLRPIVTGFVSIAMLSSCGAWQAVSETGTGVYRAVFYRQIKTVDVDFVARASINPDEANRPCSVSVRVYQLKDRKRFDAASYSDLLTNDKTLLAQDLRASAAAVVNPGGAVSLSEPVQTDTRYVAIVVFYREPSPNGQWRTVIPRKKLSTDKPLKLELIDRTLVAQSQSQSDPEKTKTD; via the coding sequence ATGTTTTTACGCCCGATTGTCACCGGTTTCGTATCGATCGCCATGCTGTCGAGCTGCGGCGCCTGGCAAGCCGTTTCGGAGACGGGCACGGGCGTTTACCGCGCGGTGTTTTACAGGCAGATCAAGACGGTCGATGTCGATTTCGTCGCGCGGGCATCCATCAATCCGGATGAAGCCAATCGGCCTTGTTCAGTGTCCGTACGCGTCTATCAGCTGAAAGACCGCAAGCGGTTCGACGCCGCGTCGTACAGCGACTTGCTGACGAACGACAAAACCTTGCTCGCGCAGGACTTGCGGGCGAGCGCGGCGGCGGTGGTGAATCCGGGTGGCGCCGTAAGCCTGTCTGAGCCGGTACAGACGGATACGCGGTACGTCGCGATTGTGGTGTTTTACCGGGAGCCGAGCCCGAATGGTCAGTGGCGCACGGTGATTCCGAGGAAAAAACTGTCGACAGATAAGCCGCTGAAACTGGAGTTGATCGATCGGACGCTGGTGGCGCAATCGCAATCGCAATCCGATCCAGAAAAAACGAAGACCGATTGA
- a CDS encoding glycoside hydrolase family 19 protein — protein MSLSFKYPITRSDGSEFKSAKELFDHLNGETAGFYLLGTHGFWHGGLHISDATSGYLADTRPIRAMATGEVVAYRLNDDYRTSTWGEGTDAQTLKYSTSFCLVRHRYESPRKASTAGSTSPGPRNTLVFYSLYMHLLPYSGYAQRIVVQGTSAVAYERRPTIADTSSDSGAMSVSGFASSLSGLHDVPSVNPAIALPSGTELSVLDEVQSTAGNQITKLLYVVVNAVQVSGNTTSRAITAGQHYWIATHGVQLETATGADIRKRPSYWKSNRKATGTVLHEVSARGEPSAQNVAGAVIHTVPPGTTVKIEQEKLLKQGNKMKPFAQVTILTLGPGKAGPVAVGATVWIRSSRTDLSRDPLIPDLFNVVTCNPPIPIEAGDTIGHLGLYETPGQGDHDKMTRQQVHLEIFTGDPKFNDFFANAAGLTEGRKFKMAGTDGAPAREEVSASGVSTFTPGTDPLLLPVVVDTTPSLAKLDAHHKKWFPVEGIGEGGVLTGWMPESRLQRVVQYDWSKLGFRLVEETNATANGYMDPENVPEFFRKLYRLIDQHPDSDITADELAAANHNPVVRNALAHVVARHPSEWQGKSDAGRWSVLKEKDALLKNDPKRLKHELERIDQLSWWDEIEGVEDFPASSHVWHFNPLTFLDSMADADDLITLQMLRIVDPDTAESYHREVLPYLNRSARKYGIDKPKRIAHFLSQIAVESHFKNLEEGLSYSVKGMKKKFGCKSPPSGAHAGKFHETPADVVCNFGQLRGKLWTEADHYAHQPERLANYVYANRMDNGGEETGDGYKYRGRGIIQLTGKRNYTRFKDSHNQKFPDDQRDFVSNPDVVLSSLDYGVETAFFYWENVRANSVCDDSNSTVATITKLVNGGLNGYAERKNSFNRIASLLDVPQDNQGHD, from the coding sequence ATGTCTCTCAGCTTCAAGTATCCGATCACCCGATCAGACGGCAGCGAGTTCAAGTCGGCGAAGGAACTGTTCGACCATCTGAACGGCGAAACCGCAGGTTTTTACCTGCTGGGTACTCACGGCTTCTGGCATGGCGGACTGCATATCAGCGACGCCACCAGCGGGTATCTGGCGGACACCCGGCCGATCCGTGCGATGGCCACGGGAGAGGTGGTGGCCTACCGGCTGAACGACGACTACCGGACGTCGACATGGGGTGAGGGTACGGATGCGCAGACGTTGAAGTATTCGACATCGTTCTGTCTGGTGCGGCATCGTTATGAGTCGCCGCGTAAGGCTTCGACTGCGGGTTCAACATCGCCGGGGCCGCGGAACACGCTCGTCTTTTACAGCCTGTATATGCACCTGTTGCCATATAGCGGCTATGCACAGCGTATCGTGGTGCAGGGAACGTCTGCAGTCGCCTATGAGAGGCGTCCGACGATTGCGGACACGTCGTCGGATTCTGGTGCGATGTCTGTGTCGGGCTTTGCTTCATCACTTTCCGGGCTCCACGACGTGCCGTCGGTGAATCCGGCTATTGCGTTGCCATCGGGCACTGAGTTGTCGGTGCTGGATGAAGTGCAATCGACGGCAGGCAATCAGATAACAAAGCTGCTTTACGTCGTGGTCAACGCGGTACAGGTGTCGGGCAATACGACATCTCGAGCGATAACAGCCGGACAACACTATTGGATCGCAACTCATGGCGTCCAGCTAGAGACCGCGACCGGTGCCGATATCCGAAAGCGCCCGTCGTACTGGAAGTCGAACCGGAAGGCGACCGGAACGGTGTTGCATGAAGTCAGCGCCAGAGGCGAGCCCTCCGCTCAGAATGTCGCGGGCGCTGTCATCCATACCGTGCCACCGGGCACGACCGTCAAGATTGAGCAGGAGAAGCTACTCAAGCAGGGCAACAAGATGAAGCCCTTCGCGCAGGTGACGATACTGACGCTCGGCCCGGGCAAGGCAGGGCCGGTTGCCGTGGGCGCCACGGTGTGGATCAGGTCGAGCAGGACTGATCTTTCGCGCGACCCGCTGATCCCTGATCTCTTCAACGTCGTGACCTGTAATCCCCCAATTCCGATCGAAGCAGGCGACACCATCGGTCACCTTGGTCTGTACGAAACGCCCGGCCAGGGCGATCACGACAAGATGACTCGCCAGCAGGTTCATCTTGAGATATTCACCGGCGATCCGAAATTCAACGACTTCTTCGCGAATGCGGCGGGACTGACCGAAGGCCGGAAGTTCAAGATGGCGGGTACGGACGGAGCGCCTGCAAGGGAAGAGGTATCGGCCTCAGGAGTCAGTACTTTTACGCCCGGCACAGATCCGCTGCTTTTACCGGTTGTGGTCGACACGACACCCTCGCTGGCGAAGCTCGACGCGCACCACAAGAAATGGTTTCCGGTCGAGGGTATCGGAGAGGGTGGCGTGTTGACAGGCTGGATGCCTGAGAGTCGTCTTCAACGTGTCGTGCAATACGACTGGTCAAAGCTGGGTTTCCGGCTGGTCGAGGAGACGAACGCCACTGCGAACGGCTATATGGATCCGGAAAACGTGCCGGAGTTTTTCAGGAAACTCTACCGGCTCATCGATCAGCATCCGGACAGCGATATCACGGCCGATGAACTTGCCGCGGCGAATCACAACCCCGTCGTACGCAATGCGCTTGCGCACGTTGTTGCGAGACATCCGAGTGAATGGCAAGGGAAGTCCGATGCGGGCAGGTGGAGCGTGCTGAAGGAAAAAGACGCGCTGCTGAAGAACGATCCGAAGCGGCTTAAGCACGAGCTCGAGCGGATCGATCAGCTTTCCTGGTGGGACGAGATCGAGGGGGTGGAGGACTTTCCGGCGTCGTCGCACGTTTGGCATTTCAACCCGCTGACGTTCCTCGACAGCATGGCCGACGCGGACGACCTGATCACATTGCAAATGTTAAGGATCGTGGACCCCGATACAGCCGAGTCCTATCATCGGGAAGTCTTGCCTTACCTGAACAGATCGGCCCGAAAATATGGAATAGACAAACCAAAACGGATCGCACATTTTCTCTCCCAGATCGCGGTGGAAAGTCATTTTAAGAATCTGGAAGAGGGGCTGAGCTATAGCGTCAAGGGAATGAAAAAGAAGTTTGGATGCAAGTCTCCTCCCAGTGGCGCCCATGCAGGGAAATTTCATGAAACGCCGGCAGATGTAGTCTGCAACTTCGGCCAATTAAGAGGCAAGTTATGGACGGAGGCTGATCATTACGCACATCAGCCGGAGCGTCTGGCGAACTACGTGTATGCCAACAGGATGGATAACGGGGGCGAGGAGACTGGCGATGGCTATAAGTATAGGGGGCGGGGAATTATCCAATTGACTGGCAAGCGGAACTACACGCGTTTCAAAGATTCCCATAACCAGAAATTTCCAGATGACCAACGGGATTTCGTTTCGAATCCAGACGTCGTACTTTCGAGTCTTGACTACGGGGTCGAGACGGCGTTTTTCTACTGGGAAAATGTTCGCGCCAATTCCGTCTGCGACGACTCGAATTCAACCGTCGCAACCATCACAAAATTGGTTAATGGTGGCCTCAACGGATACGCGGAGAGAAAAAATTCATTTAATCGAATCGCTTCTTTGCTTGACGTGCCGCAGGACAACCAAGGTCATGATTAA
- a CDS encoding darcynin family protein: MTASAKKTVLTVFMLVKTKPEWLALSDDERARLLHEHVLPILKRHADEVTLRYYDIEFYSARVTDIWVWDASSHHAYEMVVEALRMTPLWDRFYDVVEILPGVENAVAQAYNRDAALPAA; encoded by the coding sequence ATGACCGCCTCTGCAAAAAAAACTGTGTTGACCGTTTTCATGCTCGTCAAAACGAAGCCCGAATGGCTCGCCTTGTCCGACGATGAACGCGCCCGCCTGCTGCACGAACACGTGTTGCCGATCCTCAAGAGGCATGCCGACGAAGTGACCTTGCGGTACTACGACATCGAGTTCTACTCGGCCCGCGTCACCGACATCTGGGTATGGGACGCGAGCAGCCACCACGCCTATGAAATGGTTGTCGAAGCGTTGCGCATGACGCCGCTCTGGGATCGCTTCTATGACGTCGTCGAGATTCTGCCGGGCGTGGAAAACGCCGTTGCTCAGGCCTACAACCGGGACGCGGCACTGCCGGCGGCTTGA